In Calliopsis andreniformis isolate RMS-2024a chromosome 9, iyCalAndr_principal, whole genome shotgun sequence, the genomic window AGCTGTTGATACACACAGTTCTAACTTTATCGATTATGTTGTCCATCATCATATAAAATAGCCAAAAAAACCATAACCACTATCATCAAATGTGACacaaaaatgaatgaaaattcTTCATATCTCTTTACAGATTTAAATCATACAAAAATGGACACAGCACACTGGTCCTTGTCTTATCAGTCGAGTGGTAAAACGAGCTTCGAATCAATAATGAAACTTGATTCTGTTCGGCCGTCATCGTCGACACTTCGGGCATCATCGGGTGAAAAATTTGCGCACATATACATTCTCGAAAACATCGAGCTATCGGAGCGTTGTAAACAGACGCGATTAACCTCGATAAAGATATTGGCTTGCGCGTTTGCCGTAAGGAAGGCCATTTTTTCAGTGGAATCGAGCAGTCCCATCACAGACAGCTGCCAACGTGTGCGACAGCATGGCGCTCCTCGTAAGAATCGCCAAGTGCGAGGTACGTTACTGACTCACAATGTTTCCGGTTGGTTTCATGATCGGTTTAGAATATATTAGCGAGGGAATGTGTTAAATGCAGGCTGAGAGATTTCAGGCTTATGTTGTTGCGACAGTAGACTAATACACGTTTGAATTTTCGAAAAATTAGTGTCATATAGTAGTTGATATTATCTTTTCTTTACTTTCTTATCTGTGGCTTGAGCTATCAGTGTTATAGCAGTGGTTGATAAATTaagatgatgtatattatgtatCTATTGTCGTGCACGCGATTCGATGTTGTTAGGGACTTGTTGGCGTAGCTTTCAAGTCGATTAAACGTcaattattttgaaataatcCCATGGCTGATATGTTTGAGACTCAGTGTCAGGATTTGGTGAATGCATTCAGTAAGATCAAATGATTTGCAAAAATGGAGAAAAGAGTCTTTTTTGTGTATTTATGTCTCGAGGAAAATAGAAAGTAGAATAACAAGTAGAATTGTGGAGTATATTTTAGTAATAACAGAAATATTGACAAATTCTGATGAGCTATTAAAAATGTGAGCTATTAAATACGTATGTAGGTATATGTACAAACTACCAATCGTTTAAGTCGAGGGGCATGAATTATGCAGTTTATACGATCTTCTAATGTTTCCATTCTCACTTTAGTACCAATTAAGTAGTTTATTCGTTTAAACGCAACAACGGGATGTAATACTATAATTTGATTGATAACGGTTCTCTTCGTCCAGATTACTGTAGTAAAATAACATGGAAGTGATTAGACTCAGAATTAGAATCATACTAATTAATATGTCCTACATCAATTATCAAGCTATTCAAACAATTTTTTCACTAccataagtaaataaaaaaatactacacTCAATGTTGTTTTATATGCAGAAAATATACGTGCATCTCCGTTCCAACTGCTCTTGGTAAATACCAAATTACTGGGACAGCGTTAGGGGGAATGTCATTACCAATCTCGTGCAATAGAGCTTGCATACTTTACGTAACGCTATACCCCGGCTGAATCGATTCACCAATCAGAATGTCGTGTCAAAAAGGCATTTAACGCGCGTGGAACAAACAATTGTGCTCAATGGGAGGCTTCTTATCTCGGTCTTGGCAGCCTGAAAACCGGGGCAATCGAATGAACTTGTTATTCCCATGCCACTTCAGTTCCTTGAAACAAGCAAAGATCGTTGTTCCATCGATTCGATATCTTCGAATATCGAATTATGCTACTTATCGTAAGTGCAGAACTAGGGGATGTGTTATAGGAACTTTCTGATTTATAGGATGAGAGAATTTCACGAGTGACTGTATCGATCAATGCATCTTTTATATTATGATTGGACTAATTGATAATATTGTTTCCATTACATGTAAATTGTAAAGCTCGAGCTGGGTGCTATTGTACCTAACCCATTTATCCTTGCAGATAATTTGCATTGGAATTCCAAATAATTTCGATTGTAAATGGTATGATAAGTGGACTGGGGTCATCGATTTGACTGTATTACAAAGTAAAATTCACCGCGAAGAGTTGAATCGCTTACTGACAGTAGTGTAGTTGCAATACAAAGATTCCGCGGTTAGAATCTGtttaaatcatttttattcCTGAATAAGATTCATTGATCTTGCTTCATTAGATCTACCAACCactaatttaatgaaattctagGCGCGATTTGCCGCAAGGACTTACAGCAGTAGCGTATCAACGGTTAAGATGtacattgatggccaattcgtaggtaattattttttttgtataaaaGATACCTTAAAAATATTAGGAAATATATATTCCCTGAACAgttgaataataaaaatttttattttaattcataCGAGAAACATTTGAACTATTCGACAACTTAgtaatgagaattttaatacagaAAAAGAGTGAATGAATTGATTAGTTACATAAAAAATTTGTCCGATAATGTTCAGCCCCGATCGAACAAATACTCAACAAATACTCGCTTTTTGAAATCCTCTGTAGCCTATTTTTCGTTTGATACAGCCCGTTATGAATATTTAAAGTACACTTCTGCAGGTATTTTAATCCAAGTCTGTGGCTCGTGAGCACCTACCACTTGAGAGCCCATTTAAACTGAATAGAAAAGACGCTATATTTTTAAGCGAATTTAATACCAAGAATCGCCTTAATGAGGAATATTTAACAGTGAGATAAATAGGATGAATCACACAGAAGAGTTCAGTGTTCAAAAGTTCAAAGGAACAACTCTATTATTTGTCACAAAATCAATTTGAACAAATAAACATGTTGAATATTCTTCCATATCTAAGAAGAATTTTactaaaaagaatttttttagaaatagtatcttttttatttattactactTCCCCAAAAATAGGTAAAGTAGTACAAAAGTTCGTTCTCTCTTCAATATGTTTCAGAATCGAAGGGCACAGAATTCACAGATGTCCATGATCCAGCAACGAACGAGCTATTGTGTCGCACTCCAAAATGTACGAAAGACGAGATGGAGAATGCTGTGCAGAGCGCGAAGAAGGCGTACGAAAATTGGAAAAACACCAGTGTGCTGACTCGACAGACGTTGATGCTCAGATATCAAGCACTAATCCGCGAGCACTCGGTACAAAAATCCACGAATTTGCTATAGAAAAATCCTTATAATTATACCTTTACAAATACTGGTCTCGACACATGCTATCAATTTTTTCCAGAAAGAGATCGCCGAAAACTTAGTCCGCGAAAATGGAAAAACGATGGCTGACGCCGAGGGGGATGTTCTTCGAGGACTTCGTAAGTATCACTCCTAAAATTTTACTCATCCCCTACCCCACATCTTCCTAATCCAATAGCCCATAAAACTACTGCTTAGCCCACTGCTCAAAAACTTCAAAATATCTCAACTCCCTCTCTCTTACACCTACCTCAGAAAATACATTCAATACTTATAATTATGACCAACTATTTCTATTTACCCTCTACTAAAGACAACAATGGTTTTCATTACAGAGGTGGTCGACGCCTGTACCGCGATCCCAACTCTTCAGATGGGGGAAAGCATGCCTAACATCGCCACGGACATGGATATTGTCTCGTACAGAGTCCCTCTTGGAGTAACTGCCTCCATCTGTCCATTCAATTTCCCTGCGATGATACCCCTTTGGTCGTTTCCAGTATCAGTCGCGTGTGGGAACAGCGCTATTCTGAAACCATCAGAGCGTGTACCAGGCGCTTCGATGATCCTCGCTGATCTGTTCGCCAAGGCTGGTGCACCGCCAGGATTGTTGAACGTGATTCATGGCCAGCACACCGCGGTCGATTTTATCTGCGAGCATCCCGATATCAAGGCGGTTTCTTTCGTTGGTTCCGATCAAGCGGTGCGTCCTATTATCGAGAGTATTGTACGGTCACTTTGCATGCAGATATGTGCACTCGATGCAAGTAGTTAgagtgaagacgtctatttatgTATGTTTTGTTTAATTGGGAGAGTGGTATGTGGTAGGTAACATTTTCTGGTCAGTGTGTAGGCTGAAAGTTATTTCATTAGTCTTGAGACTTTAAAGTTTTAGGTGAAACAGTATTTTTTATTAGCAAGCTATTGAGATTACAGTCTTCAATGAGTTTTtagtttaataggaaaaattggagCTGTAAATATCCAGAATAATTCCTTTATTCCTTTTTTCTtccaaaaattatgaaaatgatAAAGTAGAAACCATGGGTGCATTAAAAAAGACCCGATGAACATAGTAGGGACCTCATCTAATAGAAGTTTGAattgtaatataaataaaagtcCCAGTATCTCTAAGACAATTCCAGTTTCTAAGATTCATTTCAATGTTTGCAGGGGAAGTACATTTACAAACAGAGCAGCGCCCATGGGAAACGCGTGCAGTGTAACATGGGCGCGAAAAATCATTGCGTGGTGTTACCAGACGCGAACAAAAACAAAACGATCTCACAGATCATGGGAGCCGCGTTTGGTGCAGCTGGTCAAAGATGTATGGCACTGTCGGTAGCCATATTCGTTGGGAAATCGAAGGACTGGGTGCCAGAACTGGTGGAGGCCGCGAAGAGGTTGAAGGTCAATGCTGGCCACATACCTGGCACCGATCTCGGACCAGTTATATCGCCTCAGTCCAAACAGAGGATATGCAGTTTGGTGGAGTCGGGAGTGAAAGAGGGTGCCACGTTGGCTCTCGATGGCAGGGGACTGGTTGTTCAAGGTTTCGAGAAAGGAAACTTTGTTGGACCCACTGTGCTGACACATGTGAAGGTATTAATTTATCCACTGAACATGTTAATATTCAAGCTTACAGTTTTTTTTATCTCTTCTGTTTCTTGTtagagttcgagaattgaaagaAGATTGTGTTTCATGTTTTAGCCTTCGATGCAGTGTTATACTGAAGAAATATTCGGTCCTGTTCTTTCTTGTGTCTTTACCAACACTTTGGATGAGGCTATTGATATTGTTAACAAGAATCCTTATGGAAATGGAACTGCAGTGTTCACGACAAACGGTGCAACAGCAAGAGCCTTTGCACACAGAATCGAGGCGGGTCAAGTTGGTATAAATGTTCCTATTCCAGTGCCATTACCGATGTTCAGTTTCACGGGGAACAAGGGATCCTTCTTGGGGGATAACCATTTCTACGGAAAATATGTAAGTAGAATTGTAAAATAAATTGAGTGCTCTGTAACGTGGCTTTCAAATATCTAATGCACTTTAGGGCATAAACTTCCACACCCAAACGAAAACGATAACTCAGTTGTGGAGGGCTGGAGATGCCAGTGACATCGCATCTTCGACGGCCATGCCCACCATGCAATAAAGGCTGTgcttattatttaattaaaatacgAGAAAAACGATTTAGAATATTGATACAGTTGTATGCGCGCTCATCAACTTCGTCGAGAAAATAAGTAtggaaatttattttttttttaaatactgaTATTTTTTTAATGATATATATACAATGTCTTCCATTGGTCCATGCTACACGGACGCAAACGAATTTTTCCTATTGTGTATAATAAGCctatattttgtaataaaataataaattcatGCTCGTTGAGAGAAACCAAGACGCCTCATCTATTTCTAAcaggactcaatattcaactttcaaacaTTAATAAGTTTTCAATCATTCCAATTTCTCAAAGTTTCATTAACTCTTCACCCCTAATATATCATAACTACCAATCTCCAATAATTCAAAACTAATGATTTCACAATCTCTTTGCTCAGCTGTATCTATCTCAACGCactcttcaataatcaagcaTTAACCATCTTCCACCACAaaatatccacaatcctcgttctatCAACGCCACATACCTCAAGATTCACCCCAGAAGAtcctatgaaaaaaaaaaatataagatCGACCATGAAGCAACGTGCCACGGGTTACGCGTAACAGGAAGTTCAAGGTCGATGAGCCCTGAAACGTCCTTGAACCCATGTTGGTCTCTCGCATCCCTGTCAGCGACATTCAAACGCTGACGGATTTCCGGAAGCTGACAGGCTGCGCGTGCGCAGCTGGCCCACCACCCCCTGGAGAGGCGCATCTGCGCATTTTCCAGGAGAATTTCTTTCAGAGGCGAGGTTCTGTCTGTCCCGGATTGTCGTGGTCGTTCCGACAGGCCAGGCTGCCGGAAGTGGAAACGGAGAATAGCAACTCCTTCTGTCGTTCACATATCGTGAGTACCTGTTCACCACCAAATACGTTTTCACACATGATTCTTCACCTTTCGTGGCGAAATTTCCCTCCTGAACGACTCGCGAGGCATTATTTACGAGATAATCGCCATTTGTTTGCAAAAGAAATCCCCTGCGTTTGCATTGCCAGTGTTTCATTTGTTTGCACCGACTGTCTTCGTCCCTCTTCTCCTTGGACAGTGAAAATTGCCCTGATAAGAGTCCTGCACAGGAAACTCTGAGAGTATTgcgatcctctgtcttcaactcGTTTCCCTTTTTATCTCACTATTTTGGAAGTGATCTGAAGTTAACCTTTGCGAAAACGAGAACCGGTTGACTATGTAAATGGACACGTTAGCTCGTGATTTAAAGTTTGCAGAGGAAAATCGGGAATCGATTTCCACGTCGGAAAATGTCGAGGTTTGGTATCTCTTCTTTACCTGGAGGACGAATCATGGCCCTTTTGGGGATTTTAAAAATAGGTCGTTGGTGTtcgataaaaataatttatgggAATGTAACGTGATCTGTCAAAATTATTTACTGGCAATTAGTCCTTTTCTTTGTTCTGCGTTCATTCTTTCAATGCTTTATTATTTTGCTTGTTCCAGCTTAGCGGGCTAATTTGGTAAATTTAATATTCATCATGTTTCCGATACGATTCGATGTATTTAAAGTCATTTCGATGAGTAATCGATTATTAATTTATGCAGAATGATACATAGGAACGTGAACTCGGGTATCATTCATTTTGTCGCGAATATTATATCTACAAATATGATCCAGAACGACGATTACATTATTACGTGACTGTCTGTTGTTGCTTAATCGCTTAAATGAGTAGgaagattattataattaacacaTATCTGATTAAATATGAAACGATAACTATTTCCTTATACGAAAAGCACCTAAAAACATTAGAAGCttggtataaaatattttttaattttgtagaattttttaaatgcCTCTGTTATTAGCAGAGTACAGGAGAATAAAGGATTATTCGGTAAAGAAGTGTGAAGGGCCGTGGTTTtcgtattattatttttttattatctcgACGATCATAAACAATATCTTATGAAATCCTTCTAGCATACAAACCACAAGGGTTTTATGATAATATATTCAGAGCAGTAGAAAAAAGCTCCTGTTTTTCAAGTAATTTTGAGAGATTATTCTGCACATTTTTCACACTCTTTATTCACCAAGTGGTGGCCACGTAAAGTTTGCGTTACACACTGTGAACTCGTACATACAGAAATTTTTCATAAATGTGAAAAAACGCTGAATAACTTCATTATTAAAGAAGAGATTAGGTAATAAGAAAATTCTTTCTGTTGTTGGCGTTcatataaaaaatttgaatatttaaatctttaaatatttaaaaatttggagtGGAAATATCACACTTAACTTTATACATTTTTATCACTTCACATTTTGTGCTGACATATGATCGTAGCTCGCGATGTTCCAATTTGTTATAATTTCCATGGGGATGATACAAGAGAATTAAATGAGAGATATTTCCAGACTGTGGATCCCAGTTTTTTCTATTCAAGAAAGGCTGCCTTTTGAACGTTGCATCTGACGCGCGGCGGCTCGTTGAAAGACTTCAATTTGTAGAACAAACTCATTTTCCGCGCGCGTCAAATTTCATTCCAGATTGTCGCTTGAATACGAAATCCTTTCTTGCATCGACGACATACTTGTATTTCACCCAGCTTTATTTCATTCGCGTTTAAGAAAACAGTCTTCACTGGACGATGCTATATCAACCAGTACCTTCTACAATGTAAACTTTCAACAGGTCGCAGACATATTGTCTCGTCTTTGTATATCAAACCTCCACTTGTTACTCCAAACTGTACCTAGTATTCATCAATTCATTACTTCATAAATATTAAACACATCTTATAAGAGAACTCTACTTCTGAACCTAAAAGAAAGTCAAATTTCCCAACTATTTTCGCATTTGTCTGCAAACACTAGGAGCTTCAAATAACTAGAtacttttttaaacaaaaaatcATAATCCCCTTTTACCCTCAAAAACCAGGGAAAAGAACCTCAACAAACACGTCATAATTAAATTGCCAGATCCATGTAGAGTACACTTcccttttttattcatttttaattaaagGAAAAGTCAGAAGCATTAATAATAGAACGCTTTACTTCCCCAACAGGTTTATTAATTATGTACAAAACGGTGCGAAAGGGCGATGCCAGcctgcagtacacaatcctgccTCAAACGGACCAGTTCTCCTCGTCTGGGTTCCCACAAGCCTCCAGTAAGTCGAAGCCAAGGATCATCAAGTTCACCATGGGCACGCTGATGATCCTTATCGTTCTCTCTTGCGTGGCGACGCCGTTCTTGATGAACCAGAACGATCAGAGCTTATTCGCCAGCGCTGTCCTCTCGATGGGCCGAGTGGCCCACAACACAACCCCCAGGAATTCGTCGAGGAGTCAAGGGGTGAACGTCGTCGTGAACAAAAGCAAGAGCAGACTGTCGGAGACGATGACGGTAATGTCATCGACGGAAGCCCATAGGAAACAGGACACTGGAGACAGAACGACTTCGGTGTCTGgcgtgttgagagctgaggaactGGAG contains:
- the LOC143183622 gene encoding putative methylmalonate-semialdehyde/malonate-semialdehyde dehydrogenase [acylating], mitochondrial isoform X1; protein product: MALLVRIAKCEARFAARTYSSSVSTVKMYIDGQFVESKGTEFTDVHDPATNELLCRTPKCTKDEMENAVQSAKKAYENWKNTSVLTRQTLMLRYQALIREHSKEIAENLVRENGKTMADAEGDVLRGLQVVDACTAIPTLQMGESMPNIATDMDIVSYRVPLGVTASICPFNFPAMIPLWSFPVSVACGNSAILKPSERVPGASMILADLFAKAGAPPGLLNVIHGQHTAVDFICEHPDIKAVSFVGSDQAGKYIYKQSSAHGKRVQCNMGAKNHCVVLPDANKNKTISQIMGAAFGAAGQRCMALSVAIFVGKSKDWVPELVEAAKRLKVNAGHIPGTDLGPVISPQSKQRICSLVESGVKEGATLALDGRGLVVQGFEKGNFVGPTVLTHVKPSMQCYTEEIFGPVLSCVFTNTLDEAIDIVNKNPYGNGTAVFTTNGATARAFAHRIEAGQVGINVPIPVPLPMFSFTGNKGSFLGDNHFYGKYGINFHTQTKTITQLWRAGDASDIASSTAMPTMQ
- the LOC143183622 gene encoding putative methylmalonate-semialdehyde/malonate-semialdehyde dehydrogenase [acylating], mitochondrial isoform X2; the encoded protein is MYIDGQFVESKGTEFTDVHDPATNELLCRTPKCTKDEMENAVQSAKKAYENWKNTSVLTRQTLMLRYQALIREHSKEIAENLVRENGKTMADAEGDVLRGLQVVDACTAIPTLQMGESMPNIATDMDIVSYRVPLGVTASICPFNFPAMIPLWSFPVSVACGNSAILKPSERVPGASMILADLFAKAGAPPGLLNVIHGQHTAVDFICEHPDIKAVSFVGSDQAGKYIYKQSSAHGKRVQCNMGAKNHCVVLPDANKNKTISQIMGAAFGAAGQRCMALSVAIFVGKSKDWVPELVEAAKRLKVNAGHIPGTDLGPVISPQSKQRICSLVESGVKEGATLALDGRGLVVQGFEKGNFVGPTVLTHVKPSMQCYTEEIFGPVLSCVFTNTLDEAIDIVNKNPYGNGTAVFTTNGATARAFAHRIEAGQVGINVPIPVPLPMFSFTGNKGSFLGDNHFYGKYGINFHTQTKTITQLWRAGDASDIASSTAMPTMQ
- the LOC143183622 gene encoding putative methylmalonate-semialdehyde/malonate-semialdehyde dehydrogenase [acylating], mitochondrial isoform X3; its protein translation is MYERRDGECCAEREEGVRKLEKHQCADSTDVDAQISSTNPRALEIAENLVRENGKTMADAEGDVLRGLQVVDACTAIPTLQMGESMPNIATDMDIVSYRVPLGVTASICPFNFPAMIPLWSFPVSVACGNSAILKPSERVPGASMILADLFAKAGAPPGLLNVIHGQHTAVDFICEHPDIKAVSFVGSDQAGKYIYKQSSAHGKRVQCNMGAKNHCVVLPDANKNKTISQIMGAAFGAAGQRCMALSVAIFVGKSKDWVPELVEAAKRLKVNAGHIPGTDLGPVISPQSKQRICSLVESGVKEGATLALDGRGLVVQGFEKGNFVGPTVLTHVKPSMQCYTEEIFGPVLSCVFTNTLDEAIDIVNKNPYGNGTAVFTTNGATARAFAHRIEAGQVGINVPIPVPLPMFSFTGNKGSFLGDNHFYGKYGINFHTQTKTITQLWRAGDASDIASSTAMPTMQ